catgtgagtgtgtgtgtgtgtgtgtgtgcgcgtgtgtgtgtgtgcgtgtgtgtgtgtttggccctGTGAGCCTGTTGGTAACAGCTGAGGAGAGCACAGATGATGGTCAGGGAGAGAATGAGtcaccctctccttcctccttcaggAAGCTCTTTTCACCACCATAAAAAGACACTGGAATGGCCCTCAGACATAGAGGAGAAACGTTTAAACTGGGTTTGTTTATATCCTAAGTGCACATTTCCCCCAGTGGCCTTTTAATCGTTTGTAATCAACTAagattgttattttttcttttgcacTAGTTATCAATATGGCAATCAAAATAGTTTGTCCCTCACTTACTGGACTCCGTTGAAACAATTTTTAGCACTTTTCctttctcctcatctcctctcccttcctctcaacTCCTCCCTTTACttattctcctctcttctctctctccccccccccccccccccctccttctcactTTTCTATCACCTCCCCTGGTTCTCGTCCCCTTTCTTCTCGTCtcgtctcctcacctctcttctCTTATCGTATTCTTTATCCTCTCCCCCGGTTCCattctctcctctttcttctcacCTCCGATCTCTTCCCCCCACCGACCGTGTTTGAGTGGGACTCTCAGCTGCCTGCTCGTGTTGGAATGGACTCCATTGATTCATCGTATCGCACCAAGAATGTGAGCGTGTGTCAGGGGAAGGGGTCTATGCCTATCCCCCCGGCTGCTACGATCGTTTCACGATGAGACGCAACCCTGGCAGTCATGTGACCTATGCTATTCATGCCTCAACCCGCGTTTAAACCCCGACTGACAAACTCAAACTAAAACAGAGTTTAATGGCTCTTTCTTTGGTAGACTAAAGTGATTCATCCAGATGATTTTACCATTttacagatgcttttatccaatggGAATTTGATACGGTTTAATAATTATCGTACATGTGATTAAGGGGCAGATTTGGGTTTAGTGGCATCTTGTTCCGacactggggatcgaacccagaacctttgacTATCCTGCACCCCATAATATCCCCCAGAAAAACTCATCAATGAATGCATAGTGCAAAAGATTGGTTCGTCTACTGTCTTGTCTCGGTAGAAGGCAGTGAGAGGAGCCTGCTTTAAGAGCACAGGTCTATTAAACGCTCAGATCTTGGAATAATTGACTGAGTGGGATTCTGGTCCCTCTCTAAGCCCCTCAGACAGGAGGATGTCTCTGTACTAAATTGTTGACAGTACCGGGAATTCATATTCCCTTGCAGTGCGAGTAATTGAGTTGACTGTGTGCACCGATAGACACTTCCTCTTCCCTTCAGCTGGCTCACACGCTAGTTACGCTTTGCCCCTGAAGGAACTGCCACTTTTGGAGTCGGAAGTCACTCAAATAACGTAGCCTGAAATGCTATCCACTGAAATGCATTCCGAAAGAGAGTTTCCCAACGCTCCCCTGTTGGGTCGAAATCCCTTCTTCTCCACACAACTCAACATTTCACAGGATTTTATAAAAaggcttttttgtttttttgggggtcGACCAATGGGAATTGCTTTCAGTGGATCCAAGGGAATTTTCATGTCCTTTTAAGGGATGATGTAAAATGTCAGCCTAGCTGTCAGTCTAGTTTAACTGGAAAAGGAGAAAAGAGAAATGAATaaaattattttggccatttgaTGTCTCTGTGTGACATCAGGGAGTAGTTCTTTATGGGTTCACAGGATTGTGTCTACCTGCGGGTTTGGTGTATTACCATTTCATAAACACTTTAATATAGTTTGGTTTCGTTGAAGTCTGTTTACTTCTTTTGTTTGTACATCCCAAACGCGCCTGCTACCcaccccatccacacacacagttagtctGTTGAACAGATGAGCTCGATGTGTACGTGTAGGTGTTGGTGTGTACACAACTCTGAAATTATAAAGCAAAACGGTTGGATACCAGGgattttaggcccaatcccatttttaccccttacccctcccccttgttttgaaggggtaaggggtagaaatgggattgggcctaagtttCCCAATGATAGAGGTTGTTTATTGTTGCAATTATCCGGCAGAACACGCATAACAGCAACTACCTTGTGAAGGTAATAACTATGTACAAAGGACAGAGTAGGAATATAGACAGGGAAGTAGAGagtcaatattattattacattaatatcattttattgtttattgttggaATTATCCAGCAGAACACGCATAACAGCAACTTCCTGGTGAAGATAATAACTATGTACAAAGGACAGAGTAGGAATATAGACAGTGAGAGTCTTATCATTATTACATTAATATCATTTTATTAGTTTGTCCTGTCTGGGGATTTTCCATTTTGGGTCACATGGCTTATTGCTATTCATGGataattgtgttgtgtgttgttttgaatATTGAAAATCGACAGCGATAAAGTTATCAGAAATGACTAGGGAGAGTTTGTCTATTTATTGGAGAGCAATGTGAATATCCAtatcaaaatgtataaatgtgatGCTAaagtattataatatattatttttagaaACGGATTCCTGCAGCACATTGAATTATTTAGTAAGTACTCAAAATGTGGTCTCTTAAGCTAAAAGCATCTACTATATATTCAACTTGAGTACTAAAACTTAACACCCAGACTCTACATGTCAACGAATCAAGTACATAGGCAGCCAGTTGGACATGTTAGCCTTCATAAAAACAAACGTAAGGGGTTTCCGAGGTTTACCAGCGGAATGGGGTGAACTTGGCCTTGGCTCGGGGGTCGAGAAGGGAACCCAAATATGGAGGCTTGGTTTCATGAAACCGCTCTCCAGAGCTCCAGATTCCTCCCGTGTTTGTGGGCAGCTCGCTATGCAGAAGAATCGTCTCTCTTTGCTCAATCACAGAGGGTTACTCACGCCACATCGTTTCACCCGGCTGTCCCTCATATACCGGAGGTCAGAAGTTCCCATGAAATCAAGAGACGATGGCTTATTTTGTCTCTGTCCTTTCCCCAATACAAAGCACTTTATAGCAGCTTCAGACGCAGCAATGCATGCCACAATAATCAGCTTGTCTTTTCACTTGAAGACACTGTATCACAAGCACCTACTTCAAAACACTTAATTCAATGCCGCAAGCCGTCGTCTATGCAGTGAAAAGATAtggctcaagtgtgtgtgtgtgtgtgtctcagtgcgTATGAaggcaagtgtttgtgtgtatttatgtacatCGAGATTGCAAGCACCTATAGTCAGACAGCATAGTCTAGTCAGTGGTTCAACCCGGTTgctgactcccagccaaaaggaTCAGGATTCAAACCCTTATGTCTTAGGTTTTTCCATCCTAAAGAGAGATATACCTAACCCATTGtttagtctttttttttattttggataAAACCATCTGTTCCTACACCATGCATTTCATGCACCATGCATGTCGTGCACCACGTATCTCCTGCACCATGCCTTGCCGCACACAGCTCATAGTCATTCCTTCACCCTATACCGAGTCAAAGCTGCCACCACCCCTTCCTGCCCAGAGAGGGAAGTCCTTGTCACAGGGCTGTGTGCCACTGAGTCACCCTCCTGCTTGTATTAATAGCTAACTACAACCCCAAAGTTTATCTCTGTTTCCATGGCAGTGCCTCATGCCTAAAAGGGAGTGCCATAAAGAGTTCCCAGAGTGAATATCTTGGAAGCGGTAGCAGGCTAGTTCCTCGGGAGCTAtggcataataataaaaagagtTATTGGGTATATCATTTTTGGCATTTTTATACTTTGATCATGACAGATACAGCGAGagtaagacaggaaggtatTTATGAATTAAGCCTTAATTGTGCTAATTGCTAATTGTACCGTCTAGGTCATCATTTAAACGCTGTTCTACGTGGTGCAGTACAGTTTTTCCCCCAACTTTTTGATCGGGCCCCACCTTGAGAAAGCCACGTATGATGTTTGTGAGAAGACTGACTTATAGATATTTGAGGGTATCTGAGATAATTTATTAAACGGTTTAAATGGTCTTAAAAAAATAGGGTTGTCTTTTCGTTCAGGACAAAGAAATAAGAAACCTACGACCCCTCCCAATCGTGGTGCAATGCGCAAAACACTCCCTGGAACATTGATTTTATGGGCAGCTGTTAATGGGGTTCCAACAATGTGTGTggaagcagacacacaccagaatGTAAGAAGTACAGGGTGGCAGGCACTCACAGTTCACTGGCCCAAAGATTTGACATCCCTTTTTATCTGCCAATTCTGCCACCTATTGCGCTCCTAACCATGTGTGTTCCTTCTTAAGGACGGAGTAGAAATGAAGACGTAGAGGGAAGTTTAGAGTaaatatgattattatcattacaatattattatttgattattgttttattggtaTTATTTTATTCCCCATATCTGGAAGGAGTACTCCCTCTCCTGAGTTCCCTTTTAAGGTTTCTTCCCTGAGCTCTAGGGGAGGGTTTGTCCGTAAGAGGGCTCAGGTTCAACCCCTTGCTGCCCCTATAGGAAGCATGGCAGCGTACCACGCCGAGTTTGAGCGCGCGGGCCAGAAGCCGGGGCTCCAGGTGTGGAGGATCGAGAAGTTCGACCTGGTGCCGGTCCCGGAGAACCTGTACGGGGGCTTCTACACCGGGGACGCCTACCTCGTCCTCAACACCATCAAGCAGCGCTCGGGGAAGCTGCAGTACGACCTCCACTTCTGGCTGGGTGAGTGATGAGGGAGAGCTCTGAAACCTGCTCCTATTGGCTGTTTCACGAGACAATGGTTGTGAGGTTGAAATATTAGGTATAGGTTCAGGTATCATGGCTTTTAACGGGAAAGAAAAGGGCCAGAAACGATGGCAGAGTCTAAACGATTGTAATTGTTTATCTGAGCTGCAACTAGACTTTTGAGTATCATAATTGTTTAGGTGTTGATCTGGGCCAATCCCAACCCTCAGCTTAGCTTGATGGGCGAATGCCCAATGACATAGTTAAGATATATCCGAAGCAGCTTCTTCTGCAGACACTTTAGGCCGTTTCTCTAGTCCACTACTCATTAGAAAAGTCGGAACCATGGAGATAAAGGAAAGCAGTTTAGGAAGTGAGAGTGAGCGAAGAGAACACTCCCCTGTCAGTGTAGCTGTGTGTTTCAGGCCTGGTTCCTCCTTGGGCCTTGAGTGAGTGTTAATGGTGATCCTTGTGGTCTGGACCCACCAGGGGACTTCTGCACCCAGGATGAGAGTGGCTCAGCGGCCATCTTCACCGTCCAGATGGACGACCACCTGGGGGGACAGCCCATCCAGTACCGCGAGGTCCAGGGCCACGAGTCCAAGGCCTTCCTGGGCTACTTCAAGACCGGCATCAAGTACATGGTAGGACGCCAGCACCCATCTCGTCGGCCCATGCTCAATGACCCTTTTATGACCAGTATATGACCTAGCAATATATAACCAATAGTGAGCATTGCCAAATACACTAGTGTCATAATGTTGACAGTTTGTTTTATCATCAATGTTTAATATGTTAGATGATGTATTTATGTCTTCATAATAATTGATTAAAACTACTACCACTATTTGAAACAACCGGGTGTGTTTCTGTTCCATTCTAGAttgggggcgtggcctctgGTTTCAAGCACGTTGTCACCAACGAGGTCATTATGCAACGGGTGCTGCAGGTCAAGGGTCGTCGCGTCGTCAGGGCGACAGAGGTGCCAGTGAGCTGGGACAGCTTCAACCAGGGAGACTGCTTCATCCTGGACCTGGGAGCTGTACGACCCCTCTTTGTTAACTAGTCCTAGACACAAGTGTGGTTGCTAATACATTGTATTGTTGCTGGAGGCAGGGTAGACGACCAGTGGTTTGACTCACAGcaaaaaggttgtgggttcgaaaACCTCAATGTGTCTGCCTGTAGAGACCCATGAGCAGGATGAACACTTACTTTCTTATTAATTACAAAATGTCACTGTAAGTAGCATTAGATAACAACATCATGCATCAGGTATTCTGCCAAGAAGTGACTTTGGATAACGttttctgctaaatgactagaTACATACATGTTTGAATGACATATTTAGTGTTCCGTTTATAGATAATAACTGGGCGAGGTGTAAACACATATGACTGCAAAGTGACACTATCGTCCGACCAGTGTTTAACTTATGCCCATAAACTCTCCCTTACAACCCTACAATCAAAAACCCTGCTATGTTGACACTGTCCTTGCGGCAGAGCTTGTGTTGACTCTGTGTTCTGCTTATCATGCCTGTCCAGGAGATCTACCAGTGGTGTGGATCGCAGAGCAACCGCTTCGAGAAGCTCAAGGCCACCACGGTCGCTAAGGGCATCCGTGACAACGAGCGAAGCGGGAGGGCGCGTGTCTACGTCTGTGAcgaagggagtgagagagagaagatgctggaggtgagggcgggggggagcaggagagggcggggggggagtcgggggagggaggggaaggggagaggaagggaggggatgatattatgatatgatatgttaatgatttgtgttgatctATCAACTTCCTTCTgctacaaaccccccccccccccacagccacacacacacacacgcatatacacaaacaaaaaaacacacacgtgcacgcatacAGACTcgcaaatgtacacacatccacataacAGCCCCACACACATGTGCGTGTACTGACCCAGTGCTTCTGTCTTCAGGTTCTTGGCCCTAAACCAGATCTGCCTGAAGGTTCCTCTGATGACATCAAAGCAGACGCCTCCAACCGCAAGATGGCCAAACTCTACAAAGTAAGTCCCAGAGTATCGCTCACCATTCAGTCCTATCGTTGCTTtggttttattttcagttacagtAGAAAATAATTTCCAACTTGAACCTATGTATCAAAATATCCTGACCTGCAAAACTTTTACGATTTGAAATATTACAatactgtgtgtttttgtttttttacgacTCACTTGTTTGGTCTCGGTGTCCATTAAATAAGCTTTGGTTATGATGGTGGTTATATAAGCTACGATTATGAGGACAGTTTATTAACTAAGGTTATGACAGTGGTTATATTAACTATGGGCGTGATGATGGTGGTTACATTAACTATGTTCGTGATGATGGTGGTTATATTAACTAtgggggtgatgatggtggttatATTAACTAtgggggtgatgatggtggttatATTAACTAtgggggtgatgatggtggttatATTAACTAtgggggtgatgatggtggttatATTAACTATGGTCAGGAATCTGATAGTTTTGTTAACTAAGTTTATGACGGCGGTTCTATTAACTATGGTCGCGATGATGGTGGCTCAGTCATGTGATCCTGGTTGTGGCGTCCAGGTCTCTAACTCGGGCGGGGACATGGCCATCGCCCTGGTGGCGGCGGAGAACCCGTTCTCCCAGAGCGCCTTGGAGTCCAGCGACTGCTTCATCCTGGACCACGGCTCCAACGGGAAGATCTTCGTCTGGAAAGGTCAGTCCTGTGCCGCTTGGCATGACGTCTGAACGCCTGTTAAAGGATGCCCCTATGTGTGGCATCAATTAGCCGTTCAGAATCAACTCGGTGTGACTGGCCACTGTATTAATACACACcctaaaatccccttctgaaagctttGCCTACTTGCACAAATGAGTTTCCCTTCGGTAGAAATTGCCACATCAATGTTTGGTTCCTCCAGGCTCTGTGCTGTCACccgtcagaggttctgctgtagcACAGTAGGACAGCTGGATCCCAGATTACAAACATCTCCATCACACAGGGGTCTACGTTATAAATGCCATGTCTAGAATTCCCTCTGGTCCCACTAAGTAAATTGAAGTGCGCCAACATTTGCAAAGCAACAGTCAGTGTTGTTCAGGCTTGGCTCAGGTGTTAGCCTCCCCTCACAAGGAGCAATTTAGATGTTGTGTACTCCGCCTGTAAACAGCTCTGGGCTCCACACTGGCGCCTCTTACAGAGTGCCCATTTAACCAAGAGCTCACCAGGTTACAATATTTATTCAAATGGTCCAAAAAGCCAAAGACTTTGCTCATTATATCTATGACCTCACAGATCCActaaaaaacacaagaacatGAACACACCGATTGTCGGAGAGACATAAATCTGTTCAAACCTTCCCATTACAGTCTAATCCATCACGCTAACTGTGTTGTGTATTACACTAACTGGAGTTAGTgtaatacacaacacaacatgcaGTGTCTTCGCATATGTTGCAAGTTCCTACCCTCAGAAGAATTGTAATGAGTAGATAGATAGTAAGAGTAATAGGAAGATGGTTATAGtgatagtaatagtaatagtaagaTAGTAATAGTAAGATATTAATAGTAAGAGTAATTGTTTGTTTCTGCCAGATGAAACCCACCAACTGTAACTTTGTTAGCTCATTTGAGCTTTTCTGTTGTTTGACACATTGTTTGTAAACATCCTCAAGACttaaattgatttgatttaattgAATTCCTTTCCGGGTCAATCAGATCAGGTCAATCCAAATCATCGCCGTTGTGTCATGTTGTGCATCCAACGCCTTTGAGCAATCTAACGAACGAACACAGGTGGCCAACATTAAACTACCAAGTAGTCATAGGGCAGGACGGTTACCGAAGAAATGTCCTTTCCTCTGTCTTTTTGGCTTTCGCTCACAACGATAACCCCTGACCCCAAACCAGGCAAGGACGCCAACCTGGAGGAGCGCAAGGCCGCCATGAAGGCGGCCGACGACTTCATCAAGAAGATGGGCTACCCCAAGCACACGCAGGTGCAGATCCTGCCCGAGATGGGCGAGACGCCGCTCTTCAAGCAGTTCTTCAAGAACTGGCGCGACCGCGATCAGACCGAGGGCATGGGCGTGGCCTACATCTCCAACAGCATCGCCCGCATCGAGAAGGTGGCGTTCGACGCCGCCACGCTCCACGACTCTGCCCCCATGGCCGCCCAGCACGGCATGGTGGACGACGGCACCGGGGAGAAGCAGGTGAGAGACCGGGCTGagctgactgtctgtctgtttgggtCTGACCCTGGATATCAGGGTTTGTGTGTCAGGATCCTTGATGTTATACTGATAATACTCCCTTTTTGTGATGAGTGGTGGTCTTGTAGAGGTCTGAATAAAGGTAATTGAACCGTAACCTAGGCTGAAACTTAGTTTGCAACGTCTTGCATGAGAAGCGCTCTGGTGGTTTGAAATACAACAATGTCAAGATGGAGCCGGTCATTTGGACGTGATGTCAATCCCGATGGCTTCCGATCTGTCTATCTACCAGTCTGGTTATATGGTTTGTCAGTTCGTTTATGTCTGGCTGTCTCCCTGACATATTTTTATTTACGTTAAACTGTTTAGTGTCTGGCCGTTCACCCTCTGGATCTCTGTACAGATCTGGCGCATCGAGGGGGCGGACAAGGCAGCGGTGGATGAGTCCACCTACGGGCAGTTCTACGGAGGGGACAGTTACATCATCCAGTACAACTACCGCCACGCCGGGCGCCAGGGCCACATCATCTACATGTGGTGAGAAGAGCAGCCCGGTCTATAGCATGGGCTAGATGGGAACATGCTAGATGTTAGCAtgctaaggcccaatcccatttctaccccttaccccttccccttacccctcccccttgttttgaagggggaaggggaaggggtaaggggaaggggtaaggggtagaaatgggattgggcctaaatgttATCATGCTAGATTTTAGCTTGATATACGTTAGCATGCTAAATGTTAGTATGCTAACATTGGACGAACCAGATGCATTGTTTACAGTGTATTAGCATAAATGCTAGTTTACAACACCTGTTACCATTTTAGATGGTAAGATCTTGGTATTCTAGATGTTATTGTGGGAAATGTTATTAGAGATGTTGGCATGCTCAATGGTAACATGCTAGATGTTAGCATGCTGAATGTTCACATGGCTAATGGCAGCATGCATATTGTTCAAATACCAGTTGTTAACACGCTAATTGTGTCCTAGGCAGGGAATGGACTCGAGCCAGGATGAGATCGGAGCGTCGGCCATCCTTGGTGCGCAGCTGGATGATGAGCTTGGCGGTGGGCCAGTACAGGTAGCCCACCAGTTGACCAACCTACCGGGGGGCCACCACAGGGAACCTTTACTCTGTTTTAATTTGCTCTTCTATAATATGATCTACTCCAtcctcctgcttctccagcCTAATGACCAGTGCTTTTtctgctctccctcccccctgatcTGGTACCCCCTTACGGTTCTGTTCCCTCCATTgctcctgccctccctccctgctcctccctgctctctTCAGGTTGTCGGTGCTCCCATGACCACCCAGGTAGaatctctcttctcccttcctctcctccaaaACTCTCAATACAGACCCAGGAAGTGGAATGCAACAGAGCTCATATCTTTTGGGCTCTACATGTTTAACTTCTAGAAGTCGCATTTCGTAGAAGAAATCTTAAAATGTAGTCAAATGATCTGACTCTGTCATATTGGCTTTGTCATCTAGAATACCCCTTCTAGAATAGTCTACATCTCATAGTTCTCCCTTCTAGCATCTAGATTCTAGGGATATGGATTTGCTTTGCGTGCTCTCCGAAACAAGGACATAACTGAGTTCATGTCCTCGTTTCCAGATTGAGTTTCTAGAATCCTAGAATCTAGAAGGAATAAGGCTCTGTAAATGTTTGGCTCTCGGATGCAAGAAAAGTTGATTTTAATCAAAGGGGAAACAGTGGGGGGAACCCAGGAACAGGATGTATCAGCTCCGATGATTACAAGTGGTTACcttctcataaacacacacacacacacacacacacacacacacacacacacacacacacacacacacacacacacacacacacacacacacacacacacacacacacacacacacacacacagcactctgGGATTTTAAGGTAAACTTATCcaacttaataatatgatgacaAATATCTGATGAGCAAACTCAAATGTAGACCACACCCTGGCTCTGTATAGGAGGAGTTCATCCGAGTCATTCCGTCCATTTCTTCATTcggctccctccctctttcttcccctcaccccatgtttttattcagcgtgtgtgtgtgtgtgtgtgtgtgtgtgtgtgtgtgtgtgtgtgtgtgtgtgtgtgtgtgtgtgtgtgtgtgtgtgtgtgtgtgtgtgtgtgtgtgtgtgtgtgttatcgtgCATGCCAACATGTGGTCAAACGATATGCCCTGGGTCCGGTCCAGACCGGTGATGAATGTTTTCATGTGCGATGGTCTTTGTTCCAGAAGCTTCCTAATCACTATAACTAAATGGAAACCTGCTGACTCACCAGCATGAATTCACTGTGTGGAAGAGTTCTCAAGGAATGGTCCACCATCCTGGCCCAATGGGTTGTACTGCATGAAATAGCAGTAGCAGAAAAATGCATGCAGTCatccaaacaaaataaattatttatttattttgtttagttTTACCCATTTACCCATActtttaaatattgtttttcaaCTACACACTTAATACTCTGTCAACCTTAACAGAGTGAAACAGAGAGCACGGCAGTAAAAACCAGCGTCCCAGCATTGTAATCTGTGTTGCAAACAGAAATCTGCTTATGATATATGTAAGCACATGTTGCTTCCACAACTGATCTGACAGACAAATCCTTCAGTTGAAGAtagtcatttaaaataaatgataaatatgGTTGCATCTAGACATATGATACGTCTgttgtatatatacacatgctACGTCTGTTGTATATAGACATTTATACaatgggggacctaaatccagcgatctgattggttcccaactgtt
This Gadus macrocephalus chromosome 19, ASM3116895v1 DNA region includes the following protein-coding sequences:
- the gsna gene encoding gelsolin a isoform X1, whose product is MAAYHAEFERAGQKPGLQVWRIEKFDLVPVPENLYGGFYTGDAYLVLNTIKQRSGKLQYDLHFWLGDFCTQDESGSAAIFTVQMDDHLGGQPIQYREVQGHESKAFLGYFKTGIKYMIGGVASGFKHVVTNEVIMQRVLQVKGRRVVRATEVPVSWDSFNQGDCFILDLGAEIYQWCGSQSNRFEKLKATTVAKGIRDNERSGRARVYVCDEGSEREKMLEVLGPKPDLPEGSSDDIKADASNRKMAKLYKVSNSGGDMAIALVAAENPFSQSALESSDCFILDHGSNGKIFVWKGKDANLEERKAAMKAADDFIKKMGYPKHTQVQILPEMGETPLFKQFFKNWRDRDQTEGMGVAYISNSIARIEKVAFDAATLHDSAPMAAQHGMVDDGTGEKQIWRIEGADKAAVDESTYGQFYGGDSYIIQYNYRHAGRQGHIIYMWQGMDSSQDEIGASAILGAQLDDELGGGPVQVVGAPMTTQVRVVQGKEPAHLMSLFGGKPMVVYRGGTSRDGGQSEPAETRLFQVRSNSTGHTRAVELEAVSSNLNSNDAFIVVAPGGCFLWSGQGASDTEKQGALQLCDILGVSAAELPEGGESDDFWEALGGKSEYRTSSRLKNKMDAHPPRLFACSNKTGNFIIEEVPGELTQDDLATDDVMILDTWDQVFVWIGNEAQEEEKTEAMASAMRYIETDPSNRDRRTPIVKIKQTFEPPTFTGWFLGWDMDYWTTDPLERAMAELEL
- the gsna gene encoding gelsolin a isoform X2, producing the protein MAAYHAEFERAGQKPGLQVWRIEKFDLVPVPENLYGGFYTGDAYLVLNTIKQRSGKLQYDLHFWLGDFCTQDESGSAAIFTVQMDDHLGGQPIQYREVQGHESKAFLGYFKTGIKYMIGGVASGFKHVVTNEVIMQRVLQVKGRRVVRATEVPVSWDSFNQGDCFILDLGAEIYQWCGSQSNRFEKLKATTVAKGIRDNERSGRARVYVCDEGSEREKMLEVLGPKPDLPEGSSDDIKADASNRKMAKLYKVSNSGGDMAIALVAAENPFSQSALESSDCFILDHGSNGKIFVWKGKDANLEERKAAMKAADDFIKKMGYPKHTQVQILPEMGETPLFKQFFKNWRDRDQTEGMGVAYISNSIARIEKVAFDAATLHDSAPMAAQHGMVDDGTGEKQIWRIEGADKAAVDESTYGQFYGGDSYIIQYNYRHAGRQGHIIYMWQGMDSSQDEIGASAILGAQLDDELGGGPVQVRVVQGKEPAHLMSLFGGKPMVVYRGGTSRDGGQSEPAETRLFQVRSNSTGHTRAVELEAVSSNLNSNDAFIVVAPGGCFLWSGQGASDTEKQGALQLCDILGVSAAELPEGGESDDFWEALGGKSEYRTSSRLKNKMDAHPPRLFACSNKTGNFIIEEVPGELTQDDLATDDVMILDTWDQVFVWIGNEAQEEEKTEAMASAMRYIETDPSNRDRRTPIVKIKQTFEPPTFTGWFLGWDMDYWTTDPLERAMAELEL